The segment ATGCCCCCTAGAGACGATGCGAGGCCCGGCATTGCAAGTAGAAAAGCCCGCCAGTGGCGGGCTTTTCCGTAGCTTTCCCGAAGGGAAGCCGGCTTACTGCCAGCTGCCCATCGCGGTTTCGAGGTTGACACGGATCGCTTCGAAGAACTGCTCGGTGGTCATCCAGGCCTGATCCGGGCCGATCAGCAGCGCGAGATCCTTGGTCATCTTGCCGCTCTCGACGGTCTCGATGCACACGCGCTCCAGCGTCTCGGCGAAGCGGGTCACCTCGGGGGTGTTGTCGAACTTGCCGCGATACTTGAGGCCGCCGGTCCAGGCGAAGATCGAAGCGATCGGGTTGGTCGAGGTCGCCTTGCCCTGCTGGTGCTGGCGATAGTGGCGGGTGACGGTGCCGTGCGCCGCTTCCGCCTCGATCGTCTTGCCGTCCGGGGTCATCAGAACCGAGGTCATCAGGCCCAGCGAGCCGAAGCCCTGCGCGACCTGGTCCGACTGGACGTCGCCGTCATAGTTTTTGCAGGCCCAGACGAATTCGCCGTGCCACTTGAGTGCCGAGGCGACCATGTCGTCGATCAGGCGATGCTCGTAGACGATGCCGGCGCTCTGAAACTGATCCTTGAACTCGGTCTCGAACACCTCGGCGAAGATGTCCTTGAAGCGGCCGTCATAGGCCTTGAGGATCGTGTTCTTGGTCGACAGGTACAGCGGCCAGTTGCGGCCCAGCGCATAGTTCATCGAGGCGCGCGCGAAATCGCGGATCGACTCATCGAGATTGTACATGCCCATGGCGACGCCGGCCTGCGGGAAGTCGAACACCTCGTGCTCGATCGTCTCGCCATTCTCGCCTTCCCACTTCATGGTCAGCTTGCCCTTGCCGGGCACCTTGAAGTCGGTCGCCTTGTACTGATCGCCGAAGGCGTGACGGCCGACGACGATCGGCTTGGTCCAGCCCGGGATCAGGCGGGGGACGTTCGAGATCACGATCGGCTCGCGGAAGATCACGCCGCCCAGGATGTTGCGGATCGTGCCGTTGGGCGACTTCCACATCTTCTTGAGGCTGAATTCCTCGACGCGCTGCTCGTCCGGGGTGATCGTCGCGCACTTCACGCCGACGCCGTACTGCTTGATCGCATTGGCCGAATCGATGGTGATCTGGTCGTTGGTCTCGTCGCGCTTCTGCACCGAGAGGTCGTAATACTTCAGATCGATATCGAGGTACGGAAGGATCAGGCGCTCGCGGATCCATTCCCAGATGATCCGCGTCATTTCGTCGCCGTCGATCTCCACGACGGGCGTTGCTACCTTGATCTTCGCCATAAGCTCGCTTTCCTGAGACAGGTTGGTTCCCGGCAGCGTCTAGGGGCAAGGGCAGGGGGGATCAAGCGCTTGCGGTGGGCAAAGCCAGACCGGAGGAACACCCGCTCGGCGCCCAGCACTTGGCTGCAGCGACCATGTCCGACGATGTGCGAAAACACCCTGGCTGCGGCATGTTGTGCCGGCAAGCCGTGGTGACCCCTACGGGAATCGAACCCGTGTTTCAGCCGTGAAAGGGCCGCGTCCTAACCGCTAGACGAAGGGGCCAACTGCGTGGCGTGGAGCGGCCGAATAGGGGGCGATTCCACAGCCGTCAAGCACTCAATCGGCCCATGCTGCATCTTCGATGTGTAATTCTGCTGCTGGGCGGCTTCCCCAGGTGTCGATCTTGGCACGCCCGGCCAGCCACAGGTGGCGATGTGCAGGTGCGGAGAGCAGCGCCTGGCCCAGATCCGACTCGGCCTGGCGGAACGCAACCGCTTTCAGGCTACGCCCGTCCGCGCCCGCGACGATCGCGCGGACATGGCCGCCGGTGCCAACGACATCCGCCTTGATCACCCGCAGCGGACCCGCAGCGATTCGCGGCGCCGGCCAGCCCATCCCATAGGGCCCGCCGGCCTCCATCGCCTCCACCAGCATCGGGTTTACCCCGGCCGGGCTCAGCACGGCGTCGAGCAGCAACGCGCGTTCGCCGCGTGCAACGGCGATTCGCTCGGCAAGCCGATCCTCGAGAAACGCGGCAAGCGCCTCCACGCCCTCGGCTGCTACCGTCACGCCGCATGCCATCGCGTGTCCGCCGCCCGCGATCAGCAGCCCGGCATCCTTGGCGGCGAGCACCGCCGCACCCAGGTCTACGCCGGGGATCGACCGGCCCGAGCCCTTGCCGATCCCGTCCTCACCGAGCGCGATCACCAGTGCGGGCCTGCCGAATTTCTCCTTCAGCCGCCCGGCGACGATACCGATCACCCCGGGGTGCCAGCCATCGCCCGCGACGAGCGCGACCATCCGGTCGCCGCCGACCAGGCAAAGCGATTCGGCCGCCGCCTGCACCTCCGCTTCGATCGCGCGGCGCTCCTCGTTGAGCAGATCGAGTTCGGCGGCGATCGCGCGGGCCTCGGAAGGGTCGCGGGTGGTGAGCAGCCGCACGCCAAGATCGGACTTGCCGACGCGGCCGCCGGCGTTGATCCGCGGCCCCAGCGCGAAACCGAGATCGGTGCAGGTTGGCGCACGGGTGAGCCGCGATACCTCGATCAGCGCCGCGATGCCGATGTTGCGCCGCTGCGCCATCACCTTGAGGCCCTGCGCGACGAAGGCACGGTTGAGCCCCTTGAGCTGCGCCACGTCCGCCACCGTGCCCAACGCCACGATGTCGAGCAGGTCGAGCAGCCGCGGTTCGGCGCGCTTGGCGAAATAGCCACGCGCACGCAGCGTCCGCACCAGCGCCGCACCGAGCAGGAAGGCGACGCCGACCGCGGCGAGATGACCGTGTTCGGCGCCCTCGCCCTCATCGAGCCGGTTCGGGTTCACCAGCGCGTGGGCAACGGGAAGTTCGGTCGCGCATTTGTGATGGTCGACGACGATCACCTCGGCCTGCGCGTCGCGCGCCATTGCCAGCGCTTCGAATGCCTGTGCGCCGCAATCGACCGTGACGATCAGCCCATGGCCCTGCTGCTTGAGCCGAACGAGCGCCTCGCCCGACGGACCATAGCCTTCCATCAGTCGGTCGGGGATGTAGGGGGTCGCCTCGAGCCCGAGTTCGCGGAGCAGCAGGATCAGCAGCGCAGCGGAGGTGGCGCCGTCGACGTCGTAGTCGCCGAAGATCGCGACCTGCTCGCGCGCTTCCACGGCGTCGGCAAGGCGCTCGGCAGCGCGATCCATGTCGCGAAAGATCGATGGGTCCGGCATAAAGGCGCGGATGCTGGGGGTGCGGTGGCGCTCGAGATCGGCGCGATCGACGCCGCGGGTGAGCAGCAACTGGGTGACGAGATCGTCAGGGGCAAAACCGGGGTCGCGCGCGTCGGCGGCGAGCCCGCGCCAGCGCCAGGGCTGGCCGAGGATCGAACGGTGAACATTGAGGGCAGGGGACATGCCCCCGATGTGGCGGGGGGGTGGCCGAATGTCGAGGGCTGGCGGTTTGCCCCGCTCAGTCGGCCTCGACCACGCCCGAGCGATAGGTCTGGATCGGCGCCTTGATCCAGGCCTGCTCGCGAAACCATTTGGTGATGATGTATTTGGTGCCTTCGACCACGCGCATGCCCTCGTGCAGCGTATCGTAGTTCGGGCTGCCGTCGGCGAGCATGTTGTTCCAGATCAGCAGCATCCCCCGCTTGGGCTTGAAGCGGATGCCCGCACGCGGGAACCACGTGGCGCCGCCTTCCTCGACGGTGTTCAGATAGGCCATCGCGGTCCAGGTGCGCTGGCCGCCGGTCTCGACCATCTTGTCCCAATAGCCGCTGTCTTCGTGGAAATAGTCACAGTGCGCGCGGAACTGCTGGTTCGGCGCATAGCGCTGCCCTTGCATCGTCTCGGCATGTTCGGAGGGAATGCCGAGCAGGTCGGCGATGCGGTCGTCGATCGATTGGATGTCGGGCGACCAGCGATACAGGTCCGAGCTGTGGCTGGTGCGATAGTCGGGGTCGTCGGTGGCGGCGAGCAGCGTCGAGGGACGGGCATTGCTGTCG is part of the Sphingomonas sp. genome and harbors:
- a CDS encoding NADP-dependent isocitrate dehydrogenase is translated as MAKIKVATPVVEIDGDEMTRIIWEWIRERLILPYLDIDLKYYDLSVQKRDETNDQITIDSANAIKQYGVGVKCATITPDEQRVEEFSLKKMWKSPNGTIRNILGGVIFREPIVISNVPRLIPGWTKPIVVGRHAFGDQYKATDFKVPGKGKLTMKWEGENGETIEHEVFDFPQAGVAMGMYNLDESIRDFARASMNYALGRNWPLYLSTKNTILKAYDGRFKDIFAEVFETEFKDQFQSAGIVYEHRLIDDMVASALKWHGEFVWACKNYDGDVQSDQVAQGFGSLGLMTSVLMTPDGKTIEAEAAHGTVTRHYRQHQQGKATSTNPIASIFAWTGGLKYRGKFDNTPEVTRFAETLERVCIETVESGKMTKDLALLIGPDQAWMTTEQFFEAIRVNLETAMGSWQ
- the recJ gene encoding single-stranded-DNA-specific exonuclease RecJ, which codes for MSPALNVHRSILGQPWRWRGLAADARDPGFAPDDLVTQLLLTRGVDRADLERHRTPSIRAFMPDPSIFRDMDRAAERLADAVEAREQVAIFGDYDVDGATSAALLILLLRELGLEATPYIPDRLMEGYGPSGEALVRLKQQGHGLIVTVDCGAQAFEALAMARDAQAEVIVVDHHKCATELPVAHALVNPNRLDEGEGAEHGHLAAVGVAFLLGAALVRTLRARGYFAKRAEPRLLDLLDIVALGTVADVAQLKGLNRAFVAQGLKVMAQRRNIGIAALIEVSRLTRAPTCTDLGFALGPRINAGGRVGKSDLGVRLLTTRDPSEARAIAAELDLLNEERRAIEAEVQAAAESLCLVGGDRMVALVAGDGWHPGVIGIVAGRLKEKFGRPALVIALGEDGIGKGSGRSIPGVDLGAAVLAAKDAGLLIAGGGHAMACGVTVAAEGVEALAAFLEDRLAERIAVARGERALLLDAVLSPAGVNPMLVEAMEAGGPYGMGWPAPRIAAGPLRVIKADVVGTGGHVRAIVAGADGRSLKAVAFRQAESDLGQALLSAPAHRHLWLAGRAKIDTWGSRPAAELHIEDAAWAD
- a CDS encoding 2OG-Fe(II) oxygenase — its product is MSKSNPNSKGSPSPERARIGREVAARLEANPNVRRAKVELAQVYTYPDFFSDAECDMLMALIDSNARPSTLLAATDDPDYRTSHSSDLYRWSPDIQSIDDRIADLLGIPSEHAETMQGQRYAPNQQFRAHCDYFHEDSGYWDKMVETGGQRTWTAMAYLNTVEEGGATWFPRAGIRFKPKRGMLLIWNNMLADGSPNYDTLHEGMRVVEGTKYIITKWFREQAWIKAPIQTYRSGVVEAD